DNA sequence from the Raphanus sativus cultivar WK10039 unplaced genomic scaffold, ASM80110v3 Scaffold4044, whole genome shotgun sequence genome:
aagatattcACATTAATTTAGGGGGTTTTGGGGGATAGATATACAATCCTTTTAATTCTAGTAAAATTGCATGGGTAAGTGAAGAAAATTCACAGTTacacaactatttttttttcaatcatttCGTTTACAAGAAAATACACTCTCGAAATATAATTGAGAAGACTATATATGCATCTACACAATCTGTATATAAACATCTAAGTATATGTAATCTTTACATTGCaacatttaatttaaagaaaactgtatatttttttgtttctatatgATTTTTGCCTCACTTCTCCCACTCTCTTCCTCTAACCCCTATGACCCAATTAATTAACCCAAAAACATATACACAAATCTCAAATCATATAATGCAAATGACCCCACCAATCGGAAAAGAATCGTACTCTGCAATTCCGACACTTGTCACCAGAACCTTTTTTCACTCACACCGGTTTAAGTAGAGTACCAATTTAAACCAGGTAGCTGGTACGACGTCGTTCTGAATAATCCATCCCCTAACGCACCACCTTGCTGCTGCATGAGTGGCGGTGGCTCCTCCACCATCGACGAAGACATGTTCGAAcagtctcctcctcctcctactccTCCGACGCCGTGAAACCGTTTGCTCGGAGATACATCATGCTCTTCCTCCGCTACAGGCCAATACGGCATCGGAAGAGCTCGTTTCAGATtcgccatcatcatcatcgttccAGAGGAAGAAACAGGGTTTAAACCGTTACCAACAACTTCGGCAATGGGATTACCATTACAGACATTGAGATTGACTGCATCGGCGGCTCCGTTGCTGCACATCAAGCCGCTTCCGTCGTACAAACCGGGATCACCGTCGGAGAACATCCCGTAACCACCGGAGAATCTCCCCGGGAAGAAGTTCATTGATCTTGAGACATTGTGGTTGAGTCCTGAAGGGATTTTCCTGAAGATGTAGTCGATCATATCATGATCCTTTTCGTTATCAACGTGTCGTCCCGCGTTGTTCTTCTTGTAGATTCGACATAGCACCCAGTCATCAAGCTACGTAACAAATAATCAAGAAATCAAGAAACTGTCTATcaacaaaaaacaaatcaagaaatcaagaactcacataaatatgaaaaaaatatatcaagaaATCAAGAACTCATATAAATatgaagaatatttttaaagatcGATGAATCATTACCCTTAGGGAGTTTTTCTTGTTGCCGTAATCACATCCTGGTGGTCTATTGTTTGGTTTGTTGTCGATGAGACGGTACTCATGCATGATCCAGTCGCTTTTAACGCCTTTTGGAGGTTTGCCACTGTAGAAGACGAGTGCCTTCTTCACACCGACCTTTTGGTTCCCGTCGGAAGCAAGCACCGGTTTATCAGTACCCGTGGCTTTCCAGTAACCAGACGTCGCAGCTCTGTTTGGCCTAGCTCCGTTCGGATACTTGCGATCTCTAGGACTGAAGAAGTACCATTCCTGCTCTCCAAACGATGCCTTAGCTacaataatatacaaaaaataataataaaaagaaaaaatttagaTCATACGTCACACAAAAATGAtctctggagaaagttaaaacTTTTAAAGAACTCATAAAAAGGGGTAAAACTTGGACGATGATGATGAGATCCTCTTTACCTGGAAGTTCCCATGGATCGAACTTGTAGAGATCGACGTCAGCGATGATGGAGACAGGTAAAGGAGCTGAGGCGGCTTTGCGTTTGAGGTAGTGAACGACAAGCTCTTCATCGGTTGGGTGAAAACGGAATCCTGGAGGAAGGTTAGGctgcggcggcggcggaggaccACCGGAAGAATCTGTACTCTCCATTACAAGAACCTTCTCCGTTGATGAAAATCTAATACAAGAGAATTTTCTAGTTTATAGGATTGTAAGAGAAGCTCATATCAAAGATTATtccctctctttctttttttttcgcttagatatttgttttttttaggtTTGATGAAAAATGCTTCACAGCGGCGTTACCATTCTTTTAAATGGCAGCATAAAACGCCAGTTTATGGGGGCTTAATCCTCTGTTCTTTctccatatatataaatacaccCGCGCGTAGATTAGgttaaaatacaaaacaataattttgttAGTAGAATATTGTGGAATTAAAGTTTGTAATCCTTGCAGCCCTTTTTGTggaatcttttattttaatatatatctagATGCCTTTACCATAACGATTTGTCAAAGTTATAGATAAGAAGTATGTAAAACCTAACATTGATACCATCATTAagaaaatatcttatatatataagacaGACAAGGTAGTTTTTGGAAACGACTCTGACATTACCACAAACACTAGTTAGAAAATCAATAAGCTCACACAATTCATGTTAATCAGCGACTATTGTAAGATTATTTGTAAAGTACAGAATTCCCCAGTATTTCAGCCGATTTTAGTGTGCATTGGTTGCACTAAAGGATCTAAAATGTGGCGACAATGCGACACATACAAAGCCTGACTAATCATGTCGAGTCTCTGTAATTACTAAACTAACCAGAGTCTAAGGGTAAATTAGTCATATCTGATAGATAATAGTACAG
Encoded proteins:
- the LOC108806434 gene encoding NAC transcription factor 56-like, yielding MESTDSSGGPPPPPQPNLPPGFRFHPTDEELVVHYLKRKAASAPLPVSIIADVDLYKFDPWELPAKASFGEQEWYFFSPRDRKYPNGARPNRAATSGYWKATGTDKPVLASDGNQKVGVKKALVFYSGKPPKGVKSDWIMHEYRLIDNKPNNRPPGCDYGNKKNSLRLDDWVLCRIYKKNNAGRHVDNEKDHDMIDYIFRKIPSGLNHNVSRSMNFFPGRFSGGYGMFSDGDPGLYDGSGLMCSNGAADAVNLNVCNGNPIAEVVGNGLNPVSSSGTMMMMANLKRALPMPYWPVAEEEHDVSPSKRFHGVGGVGGGGDCSNMSSSMVEEPPPLMQQQGGALGDGLFRTTSYQLPGLNWYST